One genomic region from Streptomyces sp. NBC_00582 encodes:
- the proC gene encoding pyrroline-5-carboxylate reductase has product MTQKVAVLGTGKIGEALLSGMIRGGWPPADLLVTARRPERAEELRTRYGVTPVTNAEAAKTADTLILTVKPQDMGTLLDELAGQVPADRLVISGAAGIPTSFFEERLAPGTPVVRVMTNTPALVDEAMSVISAGSHATADHLAHAEEIFGSVGKTLRVPENQQDACTALSGSGPAYFFYLVEAMTDAGILLGLPRDKAHDLIVQSAIGAATMLRDSGEHPVKLRENVTSPAGTTINAIRELENHGVRAALIAALEAARDRSRQLASGKKD; this is encoded by the coding sequence ATGACCCAGAAAGTCGCAGTCCTCGGCACCGGCAAAATCGGCGAAGCCCTGCTCAGCGGAATGATCCGAGGCGGCTGGCCCCCGGCCGACCTCCTCGTCACCGCCCGCCGCCCCGAACGCGCCGAGGAACTCCGCACCCGCTACGGCGTCACCCCGGTCACCAACGCGGAAGCCGCCAAGACCGCCGACACCCTCATCCTCACGGTCAAACCGCAGGACATGGGCACCCTCCTCGACGAACTCGCCGGCCAGGTCCCCGCCGACCGCCTGGTGATCAGCGGCGCCGCCGGCATCCCGACCTCCTTCTTCGAGGAGCGACTCGCCCCCGGCACCCCCGTCGTCCGCGTCATGACGAACACCCCCGCCCTCGTCGACGAGGCCATGTCCGTCATCTCCGCCGGCAGCCACGCCACCGCCGACCACCTCGCCCACGCCGAGGAGATCTTCGGCTCCGTCGGCAAGACGCTCCGCGTCCCCGAGAACCAGCAGGACGCCTGTACCGCCCTCTCCGGCTCCGGCCCGGCCTACTTCTTCTACCTGGTCGAAGCCATGACCGACGCCGGCATCCTCCTCGGCCTCCCCCGCGACAAGGCCCACGACCTCATCGTGCAGTCCGCGATCGGCGCCGCGACGATGCTCCGCGACAGCGGCGAACACCCCGTCAAACTCCGCGAGAACGTCACCTCCCCCGCCGGCACCACCATCAACGCCATCCGCGAACTGGAGAACCACGGCGTACGGGCCGCCCTCATCGCCGCCCTGGAGGCCGCCCGCGACCGCAGCCGCCAACTGGCCTCCGGCAAGAAGGACTGA
- a CDS encoding ABC transporter ATP-binding protein — protein sequence MMNSIPEPPGPPDTLPDTSPAVAARDLTVDRGPRTVLRSLDFTVPRGQITGLLGPSGCGKSTLMRAVVGTQAKVTGTLDVLGGPAGHPTLRTRIGYVTQAPSVYDDLTVRQNLEYFAAILDPGHAAADRRHDHVTRAIADVDLTTHTDALAGTLSGGQRNRVSLAVALLGTPELLVLDEPTVGLDPVLRRDLWTLFHHLADTRGTTLLISSHVMDEAERCHRLLLMRAGEILADGTPDSLRTRTGADTVEAAFLHLVDQATQAARAKETTR from the coding sequence ATGATGAATTCCATCCCCGAGCCGCCCGGCCCACCCGACACGCTCCCCGACACGTCCCCCGCCGTCGCCGCCCGCGACCTCACCGTCGACCGAGGCCCCCGCACCGTCCTGCGCTCCCTCGACTTCACCGTCCCGCGCGGCCAGATCACCGGCCTCCTCGGCCCCTCCGGATGCGGCAAGTCCACCCTGATGCGCGCCGTCGTCGGCACCCAGGCCAAGGTCACCGGCACCCTCGACGTCCTCGGCGGCCCCGCCGGCCACCCCACCCTCCGCACCCGCATCGGCTACGTCACCCAGGCCCCCTCCGTCTACGACGACCTGACGGTCCGCCAGAACCTCGAGTACTTCGCCGCCATCCTCGACCCCGGCCACGCCGCCGCCGACCGCCGCCACGACCACGTCACCCGCGCCATCGCCGACGTCGACCTCACCACCCATACCGACGCCCTCGCCGGCACCCTCTCCGGCGGCCAGCGAAACCGCGTCTCCCTCGCCGTCGCCCTCCTCGGCACCCCCGAACTCCTCGTCCTCGACGAACCCACCGTCGGACTCGACCCCGTCCTCCGCCGCGACCTGTGGACCCTCTTCCACCACCTCGCCGACACCCGAGGCACCACCCTCCTCATCTCCTCCCACGTCATGGACGAGGCCGAGCGATGCCACCGCCTGCTCCTCATGCGCGCGGGCGAGATCCTCGCCGACGGCACCCCCGACTCCCTGCGCACCCGCACCGGCGCCGACACCGTCGAGGCCGCCTTCCTCCACCTGGTCGACCAGGCGACCCAGGCCGCCCGCGCAAAGGAGACGACCCGATGA
- a CDS encoding ABC transporter permease, whose product MTTSAAPAPTRGLNASRTTATAARVLRQLRHDPRTIALLLLIPCLMLVLLRYVFDGSPRTFDSIGASLLGIFPLITMFLVTSIATLRERTSGTLERLLAMPLGKGDLIAGYALAFGTLAIIQSALATALAVWFLDLDVTGSPWLLLLVALLDALLGTALGLFVSAFAASEFQAVQFMPAVIFPQLLLCGLFAPRDTMHPALEALSDVLPMSYAVDGMNEVLTHTDMTATFVRDALIVGGCALLVLILGAATLRRRTP is encoded by the coding sequence ATGACCACCTCCGCCGCACCCGCCCCCACCAGGGGCCTCAACGCCTCCCGCACCACCGCCACCGCCGCCCGCGTCCTGCGCCAGCTCCGCCACGACCCCCGCACCATCGCGCTGCTGCTCCTCATCCCCTGCCTGATGCTGGTCCTGCTGCGCTACGTCTTCGACGGCAGCCCGCGCACCTTCGACAGCATCGGCGCCTCCCTCCTCGGCATCTTCCCGCTCATCACGATGTTCCTCGTGACCTCCATCGCCACCCTGCGGGAACGCACCTCGGGCACCCTCGAACGCCTCCTCGCCATGCCCCTCGGCAAGGGCGACCTGATCGCCGGCTACGCGCTCGCCTTCGGCACGCTCGCGATCATCCAGTCCGCCCTCGCCACCGCCCTCGCGGTCTGGTTCCTCGACCTGGACGTCACCGGCTCCCCCTGGCTCCTGCTCCTCGTGGCCCTCCTGGACGCCCTCCTCGGCACCGCCCTCGGCCTCTTCGTCTCCGCCTTCGCCGCATCCGAGTTCCAGGCCGTCCAGTTCATGCCGGCCGTGATCTTCCCCCAACTCCTCCTCTGCGGCCTCTTCGCCCCCCGCGACACCATGCACCCCGCCCTCGAAGCCCTCTCCGACGTCCTCCCCATGTCCTACGCGGTCGACGGCATGAACGAGGTCCTCACCCACACCGACATGACGGCGACCTTCGTCCGCGACGCGCTGATCGTCGGCGGCTGCGCCCTCCTCGTCCTCATCCTGGGCGCGGCGACGCTACGACGACGCACCCCCTAG
- a CDS encoding GlxA family transcriptional regulator, which translates to MAPAYRVALVAFPGIRAFDVSVITEVWGADRTDRGAPAFDLRRVALDTTPVPMRGGLALHPDRTLTWLTRADLILVPGLDDHLTPAPTPVLDALRRAHSRGTTLAALCGGAFTLAQAGLLDGRRAITHWNLIDLLRTHHPQVTVVPDALFIEHDNIWTAAGTAAGIDLCLHLVRRSHGAEAAATIARSMVTAPFRTGSQAQFIEHPTAPADRDADTLAAVREHALRHLHEPLTVADLAAHAGMSPRSFARHFTAATGTTPLRWLLDQRVAAAQKLLERTDLPMPEVARRAGFGSEVTMRQHFASRLATSPRAYRAAFSTPPATDSASLAGGSNPIAR; encoded by the coding sequence ATGGCCCCCGCCTACCGCGTCGCCCTCGTAGCCTTCCCCGGTATCCGCGCCTTCGACGTCTCCGTCATCACCGAGGTCTGGGGCGCCGACCGCACCGACCGCGGCGCCCCCGCCTTCGACCTGCGCCGCGTCGCCCTCGACACCACCCCCGTCCCGATGCGCGGCGGACTCGCCCTGCACCCCGACCGCACCCTCACCTGGCTCACCCGCGCCGACCTGATCCTCGTCCCCGGCCTCGACGACCACCTCACTCCCGCACCCACCCCCGTCCTCGACGCACTCCGCCGCGCCCACTCCCGCGGCACCACCCTCGCCGCACTCTGCGGCGGAGCCTTCACCCTCGCCCAGGCCGGCCTCCTCGACGGCCGCCGAGCGATCACCCACTGGAACCTCATCGACCTCCTGCGCACCCACCACCCCCAGGTCACCGTCGTCCCCGACGCCCTCTTCATCGAGCACGACAACATCTGGACCGCCGCAGGAACGGCAGCCGGCATCGACCTCTGCCTGCACCTGGTCCGCCGCTCCCACGGCGCCGAAGCGGCCGCCACCATCGCCCGCTCGATGGTCACCGCCCCCTTTCGCACCGGCAGTCAGGCACAGTTCATCGAGCACCCCACCGCGCCCGCCGACCGCGACGCCGACACCCTCGCCGCCGTACGCGAACACGCCCTGCGCCACCTGCACGAACCACTGACCGTCGCCGACCTGGCGGCTCACGCGGGTATGTCCCCCCGCAGCTTCGCCCGCCACTTCACCGCCGCCACCGGAACCACCCCCCTGCGCTGGCTCCTCGACCAGCGCGTCGCCGCAGCCCAGAAACTCCTCGAACGCACCGACCTCCCCATGCCCGAGGTCGCCCGCCGCGCGGGCTTCGGCAGCGAGGTCACGATGCGCCAGCACTTCGCCTCGCGCCTCGCCACCAGCCCACGCGCCTACCGAGCCGCGTTCAGCACCCCACCCGCGACGGACTCCGCCTCACTCGCCGGCGGCAGCAACCCGATCGCGCGATAA
- a CDS encoding serine/threonine-protein kinase encodes MSPQRNTGQGAEAELPEYAGHYRLESRLGSGGMGVVHLARSTSGMKVAVKVVHADYARDPEFRGRFRQEVAAARRVSGAFTAPVVDADPDAERPWMATLFIPGSTLAEQVKRNGPMSSGELRRLMAGLAEALRDIHRVGVVHRDLKPSNVLLAEDGPKVIDFGISRPKDSELRTETGKLIGTPPFMAPEQFRRPREVGPAADIFALGSVMVHAATGRGPFDSDSPYVVAYQVVHDEPDLTGVPGNLAPLVVRCLAKEPEDRPTPDELMRELRSVAASYDTQAFIPEPRAEGVATGAGVGAGPPRGVAADTADGADKAAGAAGAGGAGGSASRAERADASGSFASGEQGGATPGDPAGKPSRRTAGPRGPRRAMRRTAVGAGVLGLLAGGTLASVQLLGDRSTPHESTPRTTTAAFDAWDTPSVSTTQSTPQCSYGAGELLCGQTGVVFALDPTDGTLLWKHSVSDALRSGPPVLAGELVQPLTDPDRRLEALAPKTGKVSWRRDMPEHTGLRVVGGTLLFSAADGTVTAVDGATGGTKWRHAVTDRGVPYFSSFAGDPLAYATNVSDTGTTEVTAVDPDSGQVRWSARLEGSLGAVGSHDGKVFFLSADRATPDTEAVVRYDPASRATRRVALPVPRQSPEATVQGDVVYLMSTAGALEAVDTAAGKRLWSLETGLFRGSRPAVGDGHVYVTGADGRLLGVDARTGRMLGQTRARLGRHSDRVASSLPAPLPVDGRVYATAPDGSVFAVDGRDPGNW; translated from the coding sequence ATGTCGCCACAGCGCAACACCGGGCAGGGCGCGGAAGCGGAACTTCCGGAGTACGCCGGTCACTACCGCTTGGAGTCGCGGCTGGGCTCGGGCGGCATGGGTGTGGTCCACCTGGCCCGGAGCACGTCCGGGATGAAGGTCGCGGTGAAGGTCGTCCATGCCGACTATGCGCGGGATCCCGAGTTCAGGGGGCGTTTCCGGCAGGAGGTCGCGGCCGCTCGAAGAGTGAGCGGGGCGTTCACCGCGCCCGTCGTGGACGCGGACCCGGATGCCGAACGGCCTTGGATGGCCACCCTGTTCATCCCGGGCTCGACGCTCGCCGAGCAGGTGAAGCGGAACGGGCCGATGAGTTCGGGGGAGTTGCGGCGGCTGATGGCGGGGCTGGCGGAGGCGCTGCGCGACATCCATCGGGTCGGGGTCGTGCACCGGGACCTCAAGCCGAGCAACGTCCTGCTCGCCGAGGACGGTCCGAAGGTCATCGACTTCGGGATCTCACGGCCGAAAGACAGCGAACTGCGGACCGAGACGGGGAAGTTGATCGGAACTCCGCCGTTCATGGCACCGGAGCAGTTCCGGCGGCCGCGGGAGGTCGGGCCGGCCGCGGACATCTTCGCGCTGGGGTCGGTGATGGTGCACGCGGCGACCGGGCGCGGGCCGTTCGACTCCGACAGCCCCTATGTCGTCGCCTACCAGGTCGTGCACGACGAGCCGGACCTGACGGGCGTGCCGGGGAATCTCGCGCCGCTGGTCGTGCGCTGCCTGGCCAAGGAGCCGGAGGACCGGCCGACGCCGGACGAGCTGATGCGCGAACTGCGGTCGGTGGCGGCGTCGTACGACACGCAGGCGTTCATACCGGAACCGCGGGCGGAGGGCGTCGCTACGGGCGCGGGGGTGGGCGCGGGCCCGCCGAGGGGCGTTGCCGCCGATACGGCCGATGGAGCCGATAAAGCCGCTGGAGCTGCTGGAGCCGGTGGAGCCGGTGGAAGCGCGAGCCGGGCTGAACGGGCCGATGCCTCCGGGTCGTTCGCGTCGGGCGAGCAGGGCGGCGCGACACCGGGTGACCCGGCAGGGAAGCCCTCCCGGCGGACCGCCGGCCCTCGCGGCCCCCGGCGGGCGATGCGGCGGACGGCGGTGGGGGCCGGCGTGCTCGGTCTGCTCGCCGGTGGGACGCTCGCCTCGGTGCAGCTCCTGGGCGACCGGTCGACGCCGCACGAGTCGACCCCCCGGACCACGACGGCCGCGTTCGACGCGTGGGACACCCCGTCGGTGTCCACCACGCAGAGCACCCCGCAGTGCTCGTACGGAGCGGGCGAACTGCTGTGCGGGCAGACCGGTGTGGTGTTCGCCCTCGACCCGACCGACGGCACCCTGCTGTGGAAGCACTCCGTCTCCGACGCCCTGCGCAGTGGCCCGCCGGTGCTGGCCGGGGAGCTGGTGCAGCCGCTGACCGACCCGGACCGGCGTCTGGAGGCGCTCGCCCCGAAGACGGGCAAGGTGAGCTGGCGGCGGGACATGCCCGAGCACACCGGGTTGCGGGTGGTGGGCGGCACGCTCCTGTTCAGCGCGGCCGACGGGACGGTGACCGCCGTGGACGGGGCGACGGGCGGGACGAAGTGGCGGCACGCCGTCACCGACCGGGGTGTGCCGTACTTCTCCTCCTTCGCGGGGGACCCGCTGGCCTACGCGACGAACGTCTCCGACACGGGGACGACCGAGGTCACCGCGGTGGACCCGGACTCGGGGCAGGTGCGGTGGAGCGCGCGGCTGGAGGGCTCGCTGGGGGCGGTCGGCAGCCATGACGGGAAGGTCTTCTTCCTCTCGGCCGACCGGGCGACCCCGGACACCGAGGCCGTGGTGCGCTACGACCCCGCGTCCCGGGCGACGCGTCGCGTGGCGCTGCCCGTGCCGCGGCAGTCCCCGGAGGCCACCGTGCAGGGCGACGTCGTCTATCTGATGTCCACCGCAGGGGCGCTGGAGGCGGTCGACACGGCGGCGGGCAAGCGGCTGTGGAGCCTGGAGACGGGGCTGTTCCGCGGCTCGCGGCCGGCGGTCGGCGACGGGCATGTGTACGTCACCGGCGCGGACGGGCGGCTCCTCGGCGTGGACGCGCGCACCGGCAGGATGCTCGGGCAGACGCGGGCGCGGCTGGGCAGACACTCCGACCGGGTGGCGAGCTCCCTGCCGGCGCCGCTGCCGGTCGACGGCCGGGTCTACGCCACCGCGCCCGACGGCAGTGTGTTCGCCGTGGACGGCCGGGACCCCGGGAACTGGTAG
- a CDS encoding SulP family inorganic anion transporter, with amino-acid sequence MLTRRLRKVGQADLCASLVVFLVALPLCVGVAMASGVPAELGLVTGIVGGLVAGLLPGSSLQVSGPAAGLTVLVFEAVHAYGLEVLGAIVLAAGLVQLGLGALRLGRWFRAVSVAVVQGMLAGIGLVLVAGQVYALGDAAAPPGGPGKLAGLSALPGRVDPVALSVGGATLVVVLLWGRWRRGARLVPAPLVAVALASAATWGFDLEVRRVRVQGLWEVVRVPQAADLGRLTDVGVIGTVVAFALIASAESLFSAAAVDRLHDGRRTDYDRELMAQGAGNAVCGVLGALPMTAVIVRSAANVAAGARTKASRVLHGAWLLLFTAVVPGALGVVPVAALAGLLVHAGCKLVPVREVRALWDGHRGELLVLGVTAVAIVVGNLFEGVLVGLALAVAKTAWEISHVQVETEDRGEAGIVVRVLGHATFLRLPKLLDALDALPADREVRLELGGLRHVDHACAAALEGWAAARERRAGRQGEVAAGSPVA; translated from the coding sequence ATGCTGACCCGTCGTCTGCGCAAGGTCGGTCAGGCCGATCTGTGCGCTTCCCTCGTCGTCTTCCTCGTCGCTCTGCCGCTGTGCGTGGGGGTGGCCATGGCCTCGGGTGTGCCCGCCGAGCTGGGGCTGGTCACCGGAATCGTGGGCGGGCTCGTCGCCGGGCTGTTGCCCGGCAGCAGTCTCCAGGTGAGCGGGCCGGCCGCCGGGCTCACCGTGCTGGTGTTCGAGGCCGTGCACGCGTACGGGCTGGAGGTGCTCGGGGCGATCGTGCTCGCGGCGGGGCTGGTGCAGCTCGGGCTGGGGGCGCTGCGGCTCGGGCGGTGGTTCCGGGCCGTGTCGGTGGCCGTCGTGCAGGGGATGCTCGCAGGCATCGGGCTGGTCCTGGTCGCCGGGCAGGTGTACGCCCTCGGGGACGCGGCCGCTCCGCCGGGCGGGCCCGGGAAGCTCGCCGGGCTGTCGGCGCTGCCGGGGCGGGTGGATCCCGTGGCGTTGTCAGTGGGGGGTGCCACCCTGGTCGTGGTGCTGCTGTGGGGGCGTTGGCGGCGCGGGGCCCGGCTGGTTCCCGCGCCGTTGGTGGCGGTGGCGCTGGCGTCGGCGGCGACCTGGGGGTTCGACCTGGAGGTGCGGCGGGTCCGGGTCCAGGGGCTGTGGGAGGTCGTACGGGTTCCGCAGGCGGCGGATCTCGGGCGGCTGACGGACGTGGGGGTGATCGGGACCGTCGTGGCGTTCGCTCTGATCGCGTCGGCGGAGTCACTGTTCAGCGCGGCGGCGGTGGACCGGCTGCACGACGGGAGGAGGACGGACTACGACCGGGAGCTGATGGCGCAGGGCGCGGGCAACGCGGTGTGCGGGGTGCTGGGCGCGCTGCCGATGACGGCGGTGATCGTGCGGAGCGCGGCGAACGTCGCGGCCGGGGCGCGGACCAAGGCGTCGCGGGTGCTGCACGGGGCGTGGCTGCTGCTGTTCACGGCCGTGGTGCCCGGGGCGCTGGGGGTCGTCCCGGTGGCGGCGCTGGCCGGGCTGCTGGTGCACGCCGGGTGCAAGCTCGTGCCGGTGCGCGAGGTGCGCGCGCTGTGGGACGGGCATCGGGGGGAACTGCTCGTGCTCGGGGTCACGGCGGTGGCGATCGTCGTGGGGAACCTGTTCGAGGGGGTGCTGGTCGGGCTGGCGCTGGCCGTCGCGAAGACGGCGTGGGAGATCAGCCATGTGCAGGTCGAGACCGAGGACCGGGGAGAGGCCGGGATCGTGGTGCGGGTGCTGGGCCATGCGACGTTTCTGCGGCTGCCGAAGCTGCTGGACGCGTTGGACGCCCTGCCGGCCGACCGGGAGGTGCGGCTGGAGCTGGGCGGGCTGCGGCATGTGGACCACGCCTGCGCGGCGGCCCTCGAGGGATGGGCCGCTGCGCGGGAGCGGCGGGCGGGGCGTCAGGGGGAGGTGGCGGCGGGGAGTCCGGTGGCCTAG
- a CDS encoding cysteine hydrolase family protein produces the protein MDIAENAALVVVDVQQGFEEAGFWGPRNNPGADDNIAALIDVWQASGRPVVFVRHDSVKPGSPLRPGYEGNELKSYVQERRGKGAGAELFVTKTVNSAFLGTPDLGAWLGAEGIGQIVLAGIQTNMCVETTARMGGNLGYDVVVAYDATYTFDLEGPFGWRRSAEELAQASAVSLHGGGFARVVTTREVVDAAG, from the coding sequence ATGGACATCGCAGAGAACGCAGCGCTGGTGGTCGTGGACGTGCAGCAGGGCTTCGAGGAGGCCGGCTTCTGGGGGCCGCGGAACAACCCGGGGGCGGATGACAACATCGCCGCGCTCATCGACGTATGGCAGGCGTCGGGGCGGCCCGTCGTGTTCGTGCGGCATGACTCGGTGAAGCCGGGGTCGCCGTTGCGGCCCGGATACGAGGGGAACGAGCTGAAGTCGTATGTGCAGGAGAGGCGGGGCAAGGGTGCCGGTGCCGAGCTGTTCGTCACGAAGACCGTGAACTCGGCCTTTCTCGGGACGCCGGATCTGGGGGCCTGGCTGGGGGCCGAGGGGATCGGGCAGATCGTGCTGGCCGGGATCCAGACCAACATGTGCGTGGAGACGACGGCCCGGATGGGCGGGAATCTCGGGTACGACGTGGTGGTGGCGTACGACGCGACGTACACGTTCGATCTGGAGGGGCCGTTCGGCTGGCGGCGGAGTGCGGAGGAGCTGGCGCAGGCGTCGGCGGTGTCGCTGCACGGGGGCGGGTTCGCGCGGGTGGTGACCACCCGGGAGGTGGTGGACGCGGCGGGGTGA
- the trpS gene encoding tryptophan--tRNA ligase encodes MTRVFSGIKPTGHLTLGNYLGAMRQWVQVDQHRSDALFCVVDLHALTVDHDPARVRRLSRQAATLLLAAGLDPRLCTLFVQSHVDEHARLSYLLECVATDGEMRRMIQYKVKAARERERGGSVRLSLLTYPVLMAADILAYGTDEVPVGDDQAQHVELARDLAVRFNQRYGHTFVVPKATLPAVAARVMNLQQPGSKMGKSDDFGPGIVYLLDEPDVVRKKIMRAVTDSGREVVYDRVGRPGVANLLEILAACTGGNPEDLAAVHQSYGTLKTAAAEAVVEVLRPVRARHKELCADPAYVEGVLRDGANKARERARPVVDAAYRAIGLLPPASEAESVAGGVLNAAR; translated from the coding sequence ATGACGAGGGTCTTCAGCGGGATCAAGCCGACCGGGCATCTGACGTTGGGGAACTACCTGGGGGCCATGCGGCAGTGGGTCCAGGTCGACCAGCACCGCTCGGACGCGCTGTTCTGCGTGGTCGATCTGCACGCGCTGACCGTGGACCACGATCCGGCGCGGGTGCGTCGGCTGAGTCGGCAGGCCGCGACGCTGCTGCTGGCGGCGGGGCTGGATCCCCGGCTGTGCACCCTCTTCGTACAGAGCCATGTCGACGAGCATGCGCGGCTGTCGTATCTGCTGGAGTGCGTGGCCACCGACGGCGAGATGCGGCGGATGATCCAGTACAAGGTGAAGGCCGCGCGGGAGCGGGAGCGCGGGGGAAGCGTGCGGCTGTCGCTGCTGACGTATCCGGTGCTGATGGCGGCGGACATCCTGGCGTACGGGACCGACGAGGTGCCGGTGGGGGACGACCAGGCGCAGCACGTGGAGCTGGCGCGGGATCTGGCAGTGCGGTTCAACCAGCGGTACGGGCACACGTTCGTGGTACCGAAGGCGACGCTGCCGGCGGTGGCCGCGCGGGTGATGAACCTGCAGCAGCCGGGGTCGAAGATGGGGAAGAGCGACGACTTCGGGCCGGGGATCGTCTATCTGCTCGACGAGCCGGATGTGGTGCGGAAGAAGATCATGCGGGCCGTCACGGACAGCGGGCGGGAGGTCGTGTACGACCGGGTGGGGCGGCCGGGGGTCGCGAATCTGCTCGAGATCCTCGCTGCTTGTACGGGCGGGAACCCCGAGGACCTCGCGGCCGTTCATCAGTCGTACGGCACTTTGAAGACGGCCGCGGCGGAAGCCGTGGTCGAGGTGTTGCGGCCGGTGCGGGCTCGGCACAAGGAGTTGTGTGCGGATCCCGCCTATGTCGAGGGGGTGCTCCGGGATGGGGCGAATAAGGCGCGGGAGCGGGCGCGTCCGGTAGTGGACGCGGCTTATCGCGCGATCGGGTTGCTGCCGCCGGCGAGTGAGGCGGAGTCCGTCGCGGGTGGGGTGCTGAACGCGGCTCGGTAG
- a CDS encoding SH3 domain-containing protein — MSVDRVEEAESAGTSEAVATAAAAAVTYYSIAPGVRLNVRSGPGTGYSIVRVLPEGSKVPIYCQTPGTTITGPYGTSNIWDNIASGEYVSDSYVHTGSDGYVASRCS, encoded by the coding sequence ATGTCTGTCGACCGTGTCGAAGAAGCCGAGAGCGCCGGCACCTCGGAGGCCGTCGCCACGGCCGCGGCAGCCGCCGTCACCTACTACTCGATCGCCCCGGGCGTCCGGCTGAACGTCCGCAGCGGCCCCGGGACGGGCTACAGCATCGTGCGCGTCCTGCCCGAGGGGTCGAAGGTCCCGATCTACTGCCAGACGCCCGGCACGACGATCACCGGCCCGTACGGCACCTCGAACATCTGGGACAACATCGCCAGCGGCGAGTACGTCTCCGACTCCTACGTCCACACCGGCAGCGACGGCTACGTCGCCTCGCGCTGTTCCTGA
- a CDS encoding EamA/RhaT family transporter, which yields MSDENGTPDTPAGSRDTRDADGTQAPPADGPAGSTGPRPEPLRFFGTTWVEHDQGYIARRCAVAAGALAATVGSCLVLRFAYQGVAIAETGGFVTLLVVVMFAICSALAFRTTWDGFSKRPDPDRQASLRGLLAIGFVGSLAAYFLRALAEAPGEKLHREEYESALEQHRKRTSRRTGNPSKKRRRS from the coding sequence GTGAGCGACGAGAACGGCACCCCGGACACCCCGGCGGGCTCCCGGGACACCCGGGACGCCGACGGCACGCAGGCCCCGCCCGCCGACGGGCCGGCCGGCTCCACCGGCCCCCGCCCCGAGCCCCTGCGCTTCTTCGGCACCACCTGGGTGGAGCACGACCAGGGCTACATCGCCCGCCGCTGCGCCGTGGCCGCGGGCGCGCTCGCCGCCACCGTCGGCTCCTGTCTGGTCCTGCGCTTCGCCTACCAGGGCGTGGCCATCGCCGAGACCGGCGGCTTCGTGACCCTGCTGGTCGTCGTCATGTTCGCGATCTGCAGCGCGCTCGCCTTCCGCACCACCTGGGACGGCTTCTCCAAGCGCCCCGACCCCGACCGCCAGGCCTCCCTGCGCGGCCTCCTCGCCATCGGTTTCGTCGGCTCCCTCGCCGCCTACTTCCTGCGCGCCCTGGCCGAGGCGCCCGGCGAGAAGCTTCACCGCGAGGAGTACGAGTCCGCGCTGGAGCAGCACCGGAAGCGCACCTCTCGTCGCACCGGCAATCCCTCCAAGAAGCGCCGCCGCAGCTGA